A single genomic interval of Magnetococcales bacterium harbors:
- the aroA gene encoding 3-phosphoshikimate 1-carboxyvinyltransferase, whose protein sequence is MDKATTGRILTTRKSGALRGMARLPGDKSISHRAVILGSLARGITRVENLLEGEDVLATAAAFRRMGVVMNRPAPGRWEIHGVGLQGLAEPDDVLDMGNSGTAMRLLTGVLASQPFFSVLTGDSSLRRRPMRRVVQPLLSMGAQISGRGGGDLAPLAIRGTDLVPLEYRSPVASAQVKSAILLAGLNTPGETVVTEPALSRDHTERMLNGFGGKVERDGLTVRVMGWTDLTACELEVPGDISSAAFPLVAAILVPGSEVELRHVGVNPTRTGLLTILELMGAGIEQRNPRLLGGEPVADLLVRHAALRGIEVPPELVPAAIDEFPVLCVAAALAEGQTRIRGAEELRVKESDRIAAMAEGLRRLEVSVEELPDGLIIQGRPQGLQGDCRIDSATDHRIAMSFLVAGLVADKGLAVTRCENIATSFPGFVPLMTGLGAVFDPEVAA, encoded by the coding sequence ATGGACAAGGCAACCACGGGTCGCATCCTGACCACCCGGAAAAGCGGGGCGTTGCGCGGTATGGCACGCCTGCCCGGAGACAAGTCGATCTCCCATCGCGCCGTGATTCTGGGCAGTCTGGCCCGGGGCATCACCCGGGTGGAAAATCTGCTGGAAGGCGAAGATGTCCTGGCTACCGCCGCCGCCTTCCGACGCATGGGCGTGGTCATGAACCGGCCCGCGCCGGGCCGCTGGGAGATCCACGGCGTGGGCCTGCAGGGACTGGCGGAACCCGATGACGTTCTCGATATGGGCAACTCCGGAACGGCCATGCGTCTGCTGACGGGCGTTCTGGCCAGCCAGCCCTTCTTTTCGGTGCTGACCGGCGATTCCAGTCTGCGCCGCCGTCCCATGAGACGGGTGGTGCAACCCCTGTTGAGCATGGGTGCGCAGATTTCGGGCCGAGGCGGCGGCGATCTGGCGCCGCTGGCCATCCGGGGCACCGACCTGGTGCCGCTGGAATACCGCTCGCCCGTGGCTTCCGCCCAGGTGAAATCGGCCATCCTGCTGGCCGGACTCAATACCCCCGGCGAAACGGTGGTTACGGAACCCGCCCTCTCCCGGGACCATACCGAACGCATGCTCAACGGCTTCGGCGGCAAAGTGGAACGGGACGGTCTGACCGTGCGCGTCATGGGCTGGACCGACCTGACCGCCTGCGAGCTGGAAGTGCCGGGGGATATCTCCTCGGCGGCATTCCCCCTGGTCGCGGCCATTCTGGTGCCGGGTTCGGAGGTGGAGCTGCGGCACGTCGGCGTCAATCCCACCCGTACCGGTCTGCTGACCATTCTGGAACTCATGGGTGCGGGCATCGAACAACGCAACCCGCGCCTGCTGGGCGGGGAGCCGGTGGCGGACCTGCTGGTACGTCACGCGGCGTTGCGGGGTATCGAGGTGCCGCCGGAACTGGTGCCCGCCGCCATCGACGAATTTCCGGTGCTGTGCGTGGCTGCGGCGCTGGCGGAAGGGCAAACCCGCATCCGGGGCGCCGAAGAGCTTCGGGTCAAGGAGAGCGACCGCATCGCCGCCATGGCCGAAGGCCTGCGCCGCCTGGAGGTTTCGGTCGAGGAGCTGCCCGACGGGTTGATCATCCAGGGCCGGCCCCAGGGTCTGCAGGGCGACTGCCGCATCGATTCGGCCACGGACCACCGCATCGCCATGAGCTTCCTGGTGGCCGGACTGGTGGCCGACAAAGGCCTCGCCGTCACCCGCTGCGAAAACATCGCCACCTCCTTTCCCGGCTTCGTGCCCCTGATGACGGGCCTGGGGGCCGTTTTCGACCCGGAGGTGGCGGCATGA
- a CDS encoding prephenate dehydrogenase/arogenate dehydrogenase family protein — MSFFIKKLAIVGVGLIGGSLAQALRSRDLVGQISGVARTTRTLEIAREMGVIDEGSLDAREMVRDATLVVVCTPVRAIVPSVREFADCLSPGAVVTDVGSVKGAVVQGCEEALPKEIHFVGGHPIAGRERAGVEASFPSLFEGSRTILTPTRRTSPQALELVRLVWEATGSLVETMDAAHHDRVLAATSHLPHLMAYNVVHTLADLEEDLRAEVFRYAAGGFRDFTRIASSDPVMWRDICLENRTAILEILGRFKENLEGIMNGVAEGNGDGLEALFARSKQTRDRVLLEHKGLRGGK; from the coding sequence TTGTCGTTTTTCATCAAGAAATTGGCCATAGTCGGCGTCGGGCTCATCGGCGGCTCCCTGGCTCAGGCCCTGCGCAGTCGCGATCTGGTAGGTCAAATCAGCGGCGTGGCCCGCACCACCCGCACCCTGGAAATCGCCCGGGAGATGGGTGTCATCGACGAAGGCAGCCTGGACGCCCGGGAAATGGTGCGGGACGCCACCCTGGTGGTGGTCTGCACCCCGGTGCGCGCCATCGTTCCCTCGGTGCGGGAATTCGCCGATTGCCTCTCCCCCGGCGCCGTGGTCACCGACGTGGGCAGCGTCAAAGGCGCCGTGGTGCAAGGCTGCGAAGAGGCCCTGCCCAAAGAGATCCACTTCGTGGGCGGACACCCCATCGCCGGACGGGAACGGGCCGGCGTCGAAGCCTCCTTTCCCTCCCTGTTCGAAGGCAGCCGCACCATCCTGACCCCGACACGACGCACCTCCCCCCAGGCCCTGGAACTGGTGCGCCTGGTCTGGGAAGCCACCGGCTCCCTGGTGGAAACCATGGATGCCGCCCACCACGACCGGGTGCTGGCCGCCACCAGCCATCTGCCCCACCTGATGGCCTACAACGTGGTGCATACCCTGGCCGACCTGGAAGAAGATCTGCGGGCCGAAGTGTTTCGCTACGCCGCCGGCGGTTTCCGGGACTTCACCCGCATCGCCTCCTCCGACCCGGTGATGTGGCGGGATATCTGCCTGGAAAACCGCACCGCCATCCTGGAGATCCTGGGACGCTTCAAGGAAAATCTGGAAGGCATCATGAACGGTGTGGCCGAAGGCAACGGCGACGGACTGGAAGCCCTCTTCGCCCGATCCAAACAGACCCGGGACCGGGTGCTTCTGGAACACAAGGGCTTGCGGGGAGGCAAATAG
- a CDS encoding (d)CMP kinase, translating into MSRLVIAVDGPAGAGKGSVCRAVAHHFGFDYLDTGTLYRAVALLMLERNWPEEESLLAEAASHLDFRFESRNADEFRAFLEGRDVSDNLREERVGEAASRVAAMPAVRQALLTFQRHYGGERDLILDGRDVGTVVFPEAPLKVFLTASLEARAERRALELQERGETASLSGVYARMAARDARDSGRSHAPLLPAADAVVVDTTLLTREQSILQVVKLVQALRHETGR; encoded by the coding sequence ATGAGCCGCCTGGTCATCGCCGTGGACGGCCCCGCCGGCGCGGGAAAAGGCAGCGTCTGCCGGGCCGTGGCGCACCACTTCGGCTTCGACTACCTCGACACCGGCACCCTCTACCGCGCCGTGGCCCTGCTGATGCTGGAACGGAACTGGCCGGAAGAGGAGAGTCTGCTGGCCGAAGCGGCCAGCCACCTCGACTTCCGCTTCGAATCCCGCAATGCGGACGAATTTCGCGCTTTTCTGGAAGGCCGGGATGTCAGCGATAACTTAAGAGAAGAGCGCGTCGGCGAAGCCGCCTCACGGGTGGCCGCCATGCCCGCCGTGCGACAGGCGCTGTTGACCTTCCAACGCCACTACGGCGGGGAACGGGACCTGATCCTGGACGGTCGCGATGTGGGTACCGTGGTCTTTCCGGAGGCGCCTCTGAAGGTCTTTCTGACCGCTTCTCTGGAAGCGCGTGCGGAAAGACGGGCTTTGGAGTTGCAAGAACGGGGAGAAACTGCTAGCCTTTCGGGGGTTTATGCTCGGATGGCGGCGCGGGATGCCCGGGATTCGGGACGGTCCCATGCCCCGTTGCTTCCTGCGGCGGACGCCGTGGTGGTGGATACCACCCTGCTCACCCGGGAGCAAAGCATTCTTCAGGTCGTCAAGCTTGTCCAGGCGCTACGGCATGAGACGGGCCGGTAG